The Knoellia sp. S7-12 region TTGCCCGAGGCGTTCTCCACCTTTGCACCGCCGGTGGATCCCGACCGACGGTCGGCGGTGCTCATGCTCTTTGCCCCATCAGCTGACGGCGGCTCCGACGTCGTGCTCACGGCCCGGTCGCGTGACCTGCGCGCCCACCCGGGGCAGGTGTCGTTCCCCGGAGGTCGGGTCGACCCGACTGATGCGGGGCCGGTCGAGGCTGCGTTGCGAGAGACCGAGGAGGAGGTCGGGGTCGATCCCGCGAGTGTCGACGTCGTGGGAGAGATGCCTGCGCTGTTCCTCACCCCAAGTGGCAACGCCGTGACACCCGTGCTCGGCTGGTGGCCGACACCTGGTGAGGTGCGGGTCGTGGATCCGGCTGAGGTGGAGCGGGTTGAGCGCGTGCCCCTGGCTGACCTGCTCGACCCGGGGCGACGGTTCACCGTGTCGCACCCATCGGGCTACAGCGGGCCGGGGTTCGAGGCGGGCGGTCTGTTCGTGTGGGGCTTCACGGCGCTTCTGCTCGGTGCGGTGTTCGACCTCGCCGGGTTGAGTGAGCCGTGGGACAAGAAGGTCACGCGGCCCATCCCCGAGCACGTGCTGTCCGATTGGGCCCGCAGCCGCAACTGAGCACAGACCGACTTATTGCCCGTTCGGCCAGTTCGTCGCTGAGCTCCTCACTGGCCGAACGGGCAACAAGTCGAACAGGGGTGGGTCAGGACTTCAGGGTGGCGACGGTCTGCTTGGCCTCAGCGATGGCGCGCGACGGAGCGGGCTTGGCCTTGTCGAGGGCCTTCTTGCCGAGCAGCCCGAGGACGCCGGCCACCAGGAAGAGGATCAGCGTCACGATGCCGTAGCTCGCCGAGATGGGCAGCCAGATGTCGAGGACCCGCGCGAGGGTGTGGAACAGGAAGATCAGCCCGAGCAGGCCCACAAAGGCGGCCCCGCCCAGAAGCCCGACGCCCTTGCCCATGACCTTGGCGCCGGCGGCCACCTCGACCTTGGCCAGCGCAATCTCGCTGCGGACGATGCCCTGCACGTCGTGGGTGGCGTCGGCAACGAGCTGGCCGATGGTCCGCTCGGGTTGGTTCTCGGTTGTCATGCTGCTCACCTTCGCAGGTCAAGAGGGGTGCGTGCGACTTCCCCTGACCTTACCGAGTGGTATCGGGCCGGTGTGAGCCGTCCATGCCGGGCCCCTCCTCAAAGGCATCTGGCACCCCGTCCGCGTCATGGTCGACCTGGTCCTCGAGGTGGATGCGCCGATAGACGGCATTGCGCCGACGCAGGACGATCGAGGCAAGGACGGCTGCGACGACGGAACCGACGATGATCGCGAGCTTTGCGCTCTCGTCGCGTTCGGAGCCGGCACCAAAGGCGAGCTCACCCACGAGCAGGGACACGGTGAAACCGATGCCGGTGAGCAGTGAGAGGCCGACGACGTCGCTCCAGGAGAGGTCATCGTCGAGTTCGGCACGGGTGAACCTCGCCATGACAAAGGTGCTGCCCAAGACCCCGACGAGCTTGCCGAGGACCAGCGCGACGACGATGCCGATCGCGACCGGGTCGCGCAGGGCCTCACCCAACCCGCCGCCGATGACGGTCACCCCCGAGGCGAAGAACGCAAAGACTGGTACGGCGAAACCTGCCGAGAGGGGGCGCAGCCGGTGCTCGAACCGGTGGGCGACATCTGCCTCGGCCGGCAGAGTCGAGATGGTCGGGACGCTGGCGCGTGGCTTGACCGGCACGACGAGGCCGAGCAGCACCCCGGCCACCGTGGCGTGGATCCCCGACGCGTGGACGAGGGTCCAGGTCGCGAACGCCAGCGGCACGAGAAGCCACACCACGACGATGCGCCGCTGCACGAGGAACGCGAACACGCCAAGCGGCACCACCGCGAGGAGGAGGGGCAGCACGTCGAGACCCTCGGTGTAGAAGATGGCGATGATCGTGATGGCGATGAGGTCGTCGACGACCGCGAGGGTCAGGAGGAAGGAGCGCAGACCCGAGGGGAGGTGCGACCCGATGACGGCGAGCACGGCCAGCGCGAACGCGATGTCGGTGGCGGTGGGAATCGCCCACCCCCGCAGGGCGGCTGAGTCACCCCCTGCAGCAAGGACCGTCACGGCGAAGAAGATGGCAGGCACCGCCACTCCGGCGGCAGCCGCGATCACGGGAACTGCTGCCTTGGCCGGGGTGCGCAGGTCGCCGACGAGGAACTCGCGCTTGAGTTCCAGCCCTGCCACGAAGAAGAAGATCGCGAGCAACCCGTCCGCGGCCCAGTGTCCGAGGGACAGGTCCAGCTGCCACGGCGCGTAGCCAAAATGCGTCTCACGCAGGGCGGCATACCCATCGCGCCACGGCGAGTTGGCCCAGACGAGGGCGGCGACGGCGGCCACGAGAAGGATCGCGCCGCCGACGGTCTCGGTGCGCAGCGCCTTGGTGACGAGCTGCGCCTCGGCCCACGTCGGTCGCCGGAAGAGCCGGTCCGGTGGCTTCTGGGTGGTCATGTGGCCCTTTCGGGGTCGGCGACAATGTTGCCGACCAGACTTCCCGGCGCACCACTCGTCATCCTACCGGCGACGCTCCCGAGGCGACGACGTGCGGGTATGCCGTCGGGCTGGCTCAGCGTGACGGCGTTTCACCCACTGTCGCGGCCCAAACGGCGTCACCCTGCGTCGCGGCCCAATGACGCGAGGAGGTCGAAGCCCAGGCGGTCGACGGAGCGGCTGGTCGCTCCGAGCACGACGGCACCGACGCCCCGCTCCCGGTCGACGCCCAACCATGAGCGGAACCCGCCGGTCCCCCCGTTGTGCCAGGTGATCGCGTGCGTGCCCTTCTGGAGGGTGATCCAGCCCGCGCCGATGCGCAGTCCGCGTCGGACCTGCGTCGATGGCTCCAGTGCTCGCAGGCCGGGCGCGGCCCCGGTGCGCAGGGCCTCGGTGAAGGTCGCCATCGACTCGATGGACGCGCGGATGCCACCGGCGGGCGCGAGTGCCTCGCCGGTCCACGCTTCCTGCTCCTTCCCGAACCGGTTGACCCCGAGGAGCGACTCGGCACCGAGTTCGGTGACAACGGTGACGACGCGGAACGAGCCGAGACGCAACGGTTCGGCGACCCGGAGCCGCACGAGGTCGGCATACGAGTGTCCGGAGGCCGCTGCCACGCAGTGGCCGAGCAGCTGGAAACCGAGGTTGGAGTAGGCGAACTTCGCCTTGCCCGGCGTGAGGCCTCGCACCTGGTCGCACAGCTCGGCCAGACTCTCGCCGTAGGGGTTGGTGCCGTGCCTCCAGAGCCGGACCGTGCGCTTCACCGGATGCGCCGCCGGTGGCAGGCTCGGCAGCCCGGAGGTGTGGGTGCTCAGCGACGCGAGGCTGACCCGCCCAACGGCCGTCCCTCCCAAGGGCAAGAAGTCGGCGACGGTGGCGTCCGCGGTGACCTCGCCCCGATCGACGGCGTCGCAGAAGAGCAGTCCTGTCACGCCCTTGCTGATCGACCCGATCTCGTAGTCGGCGGTGAGCGGTGCCCCATGGCTGGCGACGGCAACACCATCGGGCGTGAGCGTGGCCATGGCTCCGATGCGACCGGTCGTGGCCCAGGTCGCAGCCAGTCGCTCCGCGAGGGCGGCATCTCCGAAGGTCTCCATGGTGGCCACGCTAGGTCGCGCCCGGCGCGTTTCGGATCCGCCGCGAGGGGGAGCGGCACGGACGGCCCGCTCCGCCGAACTGTGCGTGAACAGTCGGCGGTATGCCGTGTGCGCGTCACCCGTGGTCCATCTCGCCTTGCGACCATGGTGGTCATGGCGTACCCCTCGCAGGTTGGCCCCCTCGCCATCGCCCATCGCGGTGGTGCGGGACTCGCGCCCGAGAACACGTTGGCGGCCTTCGGGCGGTCGACGGCTCTCGGGATCCGCTATCTCGAGACCGATGTCCGACTCACGAGCGACGGTCAGCTCGCCTGCTTCCACGACGAGACGCTCGACCGGGTGACCAGCGCCCGAGGACCCGTGCGTCACTACTCGATGGCGCAGCTGCGACTGATCGGTGTCGGCGGCGAACCCATCGTCACGCTGTCCGAGGCGCTTGAGGCCTTCCCGCACTCACGGTTCACGGTGGACCTCAAGGAGTCCGACGCGATCGAGCCGATGGCGAGGGTCCTCGCCAGCCGCGCAGCTGGCGAACGCGTGTGTGTCGCGGGAGCCTGGGACGGCTGGCTCAGCCGCCTGCGCGAGCTCGCACCTCACGCCCACACCGCGCTCGGCTGGCGTTCGCTCACGACTCTCATCTCCTGCGCCCGCGCCGGAGTGAGTGCGCCGCGCTGGGTGCGGACGGCCGAGTTCGCTCACGTGCCGGTGTCGCTGGGGCGGGTGCCGGTCTTCGTCGACCGGCTCGTCGACAAGGCGCACGCTCACGGCATACGCGTCATCGTCTGGACCGTCGACGAGCCGGCCCTCATGGACCGGCTCCTCGACGCGGGTGTCGACGGGATCATCACTGACCGCCCAGATCTGCTGCGGGAGAACTACATTCGTCGCGGGATCTGGGAGCCGATGCCGACCTTCCCAGCGGTCCCGACGCTCACGACCGAACCCGTTCCGCGACGAGCAGGGTGACGAGCGCGGCCGCAGCCATCGCCGCACCGGCCCAGATCGTCGACACATAGCCGAGTCCGACCGCGATCGTCACTCCGCCGAGCCAGGCGCCGAGGGCGTTGCCAACGTTGAACGCAGCGATGTTGGCTCCGCTGGCGAGCGTCGGTGCGGACCCGGCATACGTCATGATCCGCAGCTGCAGCGCCGGCACGGTCGCGAACCCAAAGGCGCCCATGAGGACGAGCGAGATCATCGTGCCGACCTGTGATTCGGCGGTGAGTGCGAAGCCGATCATGACGACCGTGAGGATGGCGAGCACGGTGATGAGGGTGCGTGGCACGGACCGGTTTGCGGCGCGGCCACCGAGGATGTTGCCGACGGTGGTGCCGACACCAAAGAGGACGAGCAGCCACGGCACGGCGCCGCTCGAGAAGCCGGAGACCTCGGTGAGGGTGAACGCGATGTAGGTGAACGCGCCAAACATGCCGCCGAACCCGAGGACGGTCACCAGGAGTGAAAACCACACCTGCCGGTTCGCAAAGGCAGACAACTCATGGCGTATGCCGGTGGGCTGGCTTGCGCCGCCAACTCCGCCGTTGTCGGTTGCGCGGTCGTTGACCGAGGCCGGGACGAGGGTGGCGATGGCGACAAGGGCGAGCACGCCGATGACGGTGATCGCCCAGAACGTCGAGCGCCAGCCGTAGGCCTGGCCCAGGAGGGTGCCGAGCGGGACGCCGAGAACGTTGGCGGTCGTGAGCCCGGCGAACATGAGGGCGATGGCGCTCGCCGCGCGCTCCCTGGTGACGAGACTCGCGGCGACGACGGCGCCGATGCCGAAGAACGCTCCGTGACAGAGGGCGGCGACGACGCGGCCGATCATCATGACGGTGTAGGTCGTGCCGACGGCGGAGAGCAGGTTGCCGATGATGAACAGCACCATGAGCCCGAGGAGAACCTGTTTGCGGGGGAGGCGCGCCGCGGCGAGGGTGAGACCGACACCGCCGACGGCGACGCTGAGGGCGTAGCCCGAGATCAGCCAGCCGGCCGCCGTCTCGGTGACGTCGAAGTCGCGGGCCACCTCGGGGAGCAGGCCGGCGATGACGAACTCGGTGAGGCCGATGCCGAAACCGCCGACGGCGAGCGCAAGCAGACCGAGCGGCATACGCCGCTGTGTGGTGGTGTCTTCGGGCAGTGCGAGCGTGGACGCCACTGCGGTTCCTTCCCAAACGAGATATAGCGCGTGTGCAACTACCGAGGCGACGTTAGTTGCACACGCGGGATATTGCAAGCGCTACTATTGCGGTATGGGTATCTCTGACGACGCCGTGCAGATCCGGTCCCAGGGCTGGCGCCGACTCGCTGCCCTGCACCAGCTGATCGAGTCCGAGCTCGAACGCGCGCTGCAGGACAAGCACGAGCTCTCGGTCATCGAGTTCAGCGCCCTCGACTCGCTCTCACGCCAGGACGGCTGGCACATGCGCATGTCCCAGTTGGCCCGGGCCGCAGCGCTGTCGCCGAGTGCGTCGACGCGTCTGGTGAACCGGCTCGAGGACCGCGGGCTGCTGACGCGCATCCTCTGCGACGACGACCGGCGGGGGATCTACACGGAGCTGACGGCGCCCGGCCGCGCCCTGCTCAAGAAGGCTCGCCCGACGCACGACCGCGCGCTCGCTGCTGCGGTGGCGGACGCCGAGGCGACACCGGAACTCACCGACCTCGTCGCCGCTCTCCCCGAACTCACAGGCCGCTGAAACAGACCGACTCATTGCGCAAAACGTCGCAACGGGAGAAGGCCTCGGCCCACAATCGCTGCGACGTTTTGCGCAATAAGTCGGTTCCTCAGTCGGAGGAGTCCTTCGACAGGCCCTGCTGGATGAGATTCATGACCGACGAATCGGCCAGAGTCGTGACGTCGCCGACCTCGCGGTTCTCGGCGACGTCCTTGAGCAGGCGCCGCATGATCTTGCCCGAGCGGGTCTTGGGCAGCTCGGGGACGACCATGATCGAGCGCGGCTTGGCGATCGGCCCGATCTCCTTGGCGACGTGGTTGCGCAGCTCCTGCACCGTCTCCTCGCCCTTGTCTTCGGCGCCACCTCGCAGGATCACGAAGGCCACGACAGCCTGACCGGTCATCTCGTCCGTCGCCCCGACGACCGCGGCCTCGGCCACGGACGGGTGCGACACCAGCGCCGACTCGATCTCGGCGGTGGAGAGCCGGTGGCCCGACACGTTCATCACGTCATCGACGCGACCGAGGAGCCAGATGTTGCCCTTGGCGTCGTACTTCGCACCGTCACCGGCGAAGTAGTACTTCTCGCCGAAGCGGCTCCAGTAGGTCTCCTTGTAGCGCTCTGGGTCGCCCCAGATGCCGCGCAGCATCGACGGCCACGGCTTGGTCAGCACGAGGTAGCCGACCTTCTCGGCCTCGGTGAACGGCTTGCCGTCGTCGTCGAGGATCTCGGCGCTGATGCCGGGGATGGGCCGCTGCGCCGAGCCGGGCTGGAGCGTGGTCACGCCTGGGAGCGGGCTGATCATGATGGCGCCGGTCTCGGTCTGCCACCACGTGTCGACGATCGGGGCCTTCTCGCCACCGATGTTCTTGCGATACCAGAGCCACGCCTCGGGGTTGATCGGCTCACCGACCGAGCCGAGGACGCGCACCGACGACAGGTCGAACTTCGCGGGGATGTCGTCGCCCCACTTCATGAACGTGCGGATCGCAGTCGGCGCGGTGTAGAGGATCGACACCTTGTACTTCTCGATGAGCTCCCACCAACGCCCCTGGTGCGGGGTGTCCGGAGTGCCTTCATAGAGCACCTGCGTCGCGCCGTTGGCGAGCGGCCCGTAGACGATGTAGGAGTGGCCGGTCACCCAGCCGATGTCTGCGGTGCACCAATAGACGTCCGACTCCGGGTGCAGGTCGTGGACAACAGCATTGGTGTATGCCGTCTGGGTCAGGTAGCCGCCCGTGGTGTGGAGGATGCCCTTGGGCTTCCCCGTGGTGCCGGAGGTGTAGAGGATGAAGAGCGGGTGCTCGGAGTCCATCGGCTCGGCCGTGTGCTCGGGGCTCTGCTGGTCGACGAGGTCGTGCCACCAGACGTCACGCTCGTCGGTCCACTCGACCTCGGACTCGGTGCGCTTGACGACGAGGACCTTCTCGACGGGGGTGTCTCCACCGGCGAGCGCCTCGTCGACGGCCGCCTTGAGCGGAGCGGCCTTGCCGCGACGCCACTGACCGTCGGCCGTGACGACGATCTTGGCCTCGGCGTCGTTGATGCGCGTGCGCAGGGCCTCTGCCGAGAAGCCACCGAAGATCACCGAGTGCGGGGCGCCGAGGCGCGCACACGCGAGCATCGTGGCGATGGCCTCGGGGATCATCGGGAGATAGATGACGACGCGGTCGCCGGTCTTGACGCCGAGCTCGATGAGAGCGTTCGCTGCGCGGGACACGTCAGCCAGCAGGTCGGCATACGTGATCGTTCTGGTGTCGCCACCGGCGCCCTCGAAGTGGATGGCGACGCGGTCGCCGTTGCCGGCCTCGACGTGACGGTCGACGCAGTTGTAGGCGACGTTGAGCTCGCCACCGACGAACCACTTCGCGAAGGGAGCGCCGCTCCAGTCGAGGGTTTGGTCGAAGTCCTTGCTCCACGTGACGCGCTCGCGGGCCTGACGCGCCCAGAAGGCCTCGTAGTCGGCCTCGGCCTCGGCATAGAGCGCCTCGGTGCCGATGGCCTGCGCGGCGATCTCGTCATTGGGGGAGAGGTCAAGCTCGGCCAGGTGGCTGGAGAGGTTCTCGTCGGTCACTTCGGGCTCCTCGTCATTGGGGAAAGGCGTGATGCACACACACGGCTTGGTGCTCAGCCAACCGTGTTCGGGCGCGCGCATCAACCGTGGGGCCGCTTCTCGTCGCCGGGAGGCAGGTGACCTGCGACGGACGGTGCGACGAGCGGCATACCCCCAAGGGCGGCGTATGCCGTCCGGCTCACTCCCAGCGGAAGGACCGGATCGCGAATCCCCAGAGAGCGACGAGCCAGGCGCTGACCACGGCGAGGTGCTGCCACGACGGCGACAGGCCGTTGGCCGCCTGTTGCAGGGCGAGGGCGGCGGCGCCGAGCGGCGTCCAGGACACGACGTCGCCGAGGAGACCGGGCATGGCCTGGACGGGCATCCACACACCGGCGGTGAACATGAGCGGGAAGATCAGGATCGTGCCCAGGGTGGTGGCGAGTTTGGCGGTGCTCGCGACGCCCGCGATGAGGGCGCCGATGCCGAGACAGACGGCGAGGATGAGGAAGAGCACGAGGAGATAGGCCGCCACGTTGCCCGGGAGCGGGACGGAGTGGACGACCCAGGCAAGCACGAGGGCGAGGGCGCCACCGAGGACGGCCGCCCCGCCGTGGAGGGCGAACTGCGCGAGCAGCACGTTGCTGGGACGGACGGGGGTGGTCGCGATCCGGCGCAGGATGCGCTGCTCCCGGTAGGTCGCCAGCACGACGGGCATCGCCGAGACGGTGGCGAAGAGGATCGCCAGCAGGAGAGCGATGGGGACATACAGCGCGATCACCCGGACGCCGCCGAGGTCTTCTACGGGGGCCTGCATCGCGGGGATGAGACCAAGGAGACCGATGAGCAGACTCGGGAACCCGAGGATCCAGAAGAGGGCGGCCGGCTCGCGCAGGAAGAGCTTCAGTTCGATGCGGATGAGGGCTGAGGTGGGCGAGCTCATGAGGGGACCTCGGTGGCGTGCTCGGGCCCGCGTTCGTGCCCGTGCCCGCGCCCGCGGTCAGGTTCGGTCAGGTCAAGGAACGCGTCATCGAGTGTGGCGTCGACGACCCGGAGTCGTCCCGGCTGGACTTCATGGGTGGCGAGCCAGCCGAGGACGTCCAGGACCGCGGTGTCGTCAAGGCTGAGCTCGACGCGGCCGCCCTCGCGCCGGCGCGCCGTGGCCACTCCTGTCAGGGATCCGAGCGCCGTGAGGTCGAGTCCGTCGGGGGCAGCGAAACTCATCACCGTCGGAGCGGCCGTTTGACCGATGAGCCCGTCGGGGGTGTCGAGCGCCGTGATCCTGCCGCGATCGATCAGCGCGACGCGGTCACAGAGGTGGCGGGCCTCATCCATGAAGTGCGTGACGAGGACGATCGTGATGCCGTGGTCCCGGGCGTCCTCGATGACATTCCAGATGGTGCGCCGAGATCTCGGGTCGAGACCGGTGGTCAGCTCGTCAAGGAGGGCGATGCGCGGTCGTCCGATGAGCGCAAGGGCGATGGCGAGGCGTTGCTGCTGACCGCCGGAGAGCTTCCCGTAGCGGGCGTCGAGCTTGTCGCCGAGGCCGAGTCGGGTGGCCAGGGCGATCCCGTTGAGGGGGTTGCGATAGAACGATGAGTACAGCCAGAGGGCCTCGCGGACGGTGAGCTTCTGCTGGAGGCCGGCCTGCTGGAGCTGGACGCCCAGCAGCGGTGTGATGCCGGTGCGGTCCCGCGCGGGGTCGCGTCCGGCGACGCGCACCGATCCCGAGTCGGGTGTGCGGAGGCCGGCGATGCACTCGACCGTCGTCGTCTTGCCCGAACCATTGGGTCCCAGGATGCCGAGGATCTCGCCCTCGGCCACGTCGAGGTCGATGCCGTCGACCGCAAAGACCTTGCCGTAGCTCTTGCGCAGACCACGTACCTCGATCGTGCTCATGGGTCAGCAGCATGCCGCATGCCCTGAGTCCACGGACGGCATACGCCGCCGTTGGGCTCTTGGACAAAGTGCGGGGTATGCCGGCCCTCCAGCTGGTCGGAACGTGCACTCTGTGCCCAGTGTGTTCGGCAACGGTGTCGCTTTGCGCGGCTGAATGGTTCCCTGAGGTCAAGACGACCACAAGGAGGTGGGCCATGTTTGACGAAGGCCAGCTGTATTCGCCCGTGACCCAGCACGAGGACGGGACCGTCGAGGTCCACTTGAGCGACAACCACCCCGGGCGCAACGACCCTGCCTACATGGAGCGACGCGGTGAGATCGCCGGCGCCGCACTGTCATGGACCCGGGGGGAGCCGATCCCGGAGATCGCCTACACCGAGGCCGAGCACGAGATCTGGCGGACCGTCAGCCACGAGCTCGCTCCGAAGCACGAGAAGTACGCGCACAGTGAGTACCTCACGGCCAAGCGTGCGCTGCGTCTGCCGACCGAGCACGTGCCGCAACTGCACGAGGTGAGTGAGCGGCTCGAGCCGCTCACGGGTTGGTCCTACATCGCGGCCCCCGGACTCGTGGCGTTGCGCGACTTCTATGCCGACCTCGGGTCCAGGACCTTCAACTCGACCCAGTATCTGCGCCACGGCAGCCAGCCGCTCTATACGCCCGAGCCGGACATCATCCACGAGGTCATCGGACACGGAAACCAGCTCGCCTCACCGCGATTCGCGCGCATCACTGAGGCCGCGGGCCAGGCGTCGCTGCGGCTCGAGACGGACGACGCGATGAAGTTCGTCGCCGACGTGTTCTGGTTCTCGATGGAGTTCGGCCTCATGCGTGAGCACGGCGAGGTCAAGGCCTACGGCGCCGGCATCCTGTCCAGTTATGGCGAGATGGACGAGTACGGGCACATGGAGCACCGGGCGTTGGATTTGGTCGACATGGGCACGCTGAACTACGACATCACGGCCTATCAGCCGGTGCTGTTCTGCGCCGAGGGCCTCGACCAGCTTGAGGACGTCGTGGGGACGTTCTTCGAGACCGTCGACGACGACCTCGCGGCCAAGCTGCGCGCCGAGGCCGCCACCCGCTGACGCGACAACGCCCTGCCGCATGATCGGGCGACCCGATAGAGGGCCGCTCCACCCGAACTGGCAACCAGGGTGGAGCGGCCCTTTGTCGGGTTTGGCGGGGGAAGAACGTCACCACTGGTGGGCGACGTCGATGACGAGACGACTGGTGCCGGTCGCGGTGTCGTTGTAGTTGAGAACCCGGAACGGCAGCTGCGCCCGCACCCCGAGAGCGACCGTGGACTGACCCTCGAACGAGCCGGCCCACTTGACCTGGCGGAACGTCGTGAAGCCCGTGACGTTCGGCATGGCTGGCGGGGTGGTGTAGCGCGCGGCCCGAGTGATGACCTGCAGCGCGGCTCCACCGGCGACGGGGACCGGGTTGCCCGAGCCGTCCTGGGTGACCACCGTGACGTAGCGGACGTTGTAGCCGGTGGCCTTGCCCTTCTGGTCGATGACGAGCCGGTCGAAACAGGCGTGCCGCCCGGCGCGCAGACCCGCGACGGTCGTGGCGTTCATGGTGGCTGAGGACTTCGCGAGCGAGCCCCAGGTGAGGCCGCAATAGGGAGCGGCAGATGCGGTGGTCGCGCCGATGGCGGCGGGTGCAGTGGCTGCGGCGAGGCCCAGGGCGAGAGCGGCTGCGCTGCGGCGAACGGTCTTGCGGTTCATGGTGTCCTCCTGGTTGGTGTGCCTACACCGAGAAGACGCGTATGCCGTCCTGCCCGGTTGACACGAAAGGAGACCCGAGCGCCCCGCCAGATACATCTCGGTCCACGCCACGCCGGTGCCTGTCCGAGCTGATGGCCCGCTGCGGGGTGATTGATCGGTGCGGGGATCGGCACAGCCCCCTGGTGGAACCGGACCGCGGCCGGTCGCGTCATACGATCGTGATGAAACGACGTGATGCCCTCCAGTTGGCCGTTATCGCGGCGATCGCGTCGCCGCTGCTTGCCGCATGCGGTGACGTCGACAGTGGGGACCCGAAGAGCGGCACGGCGACGGAGCTCGAGCTGGTCAGGTCCAACTTGCAGCGATCGGCGGGGACGCCAGACGCGATCCCCGAGGTGGTCGCGGGTGTGCACTCACTTGCTGGTGGCCTGTATGGCCGTCTCGCCGCGAAGCCGGGCAACCTGGTGCTGTCGCCGTACTCGGTCGCGGTGGCGCTCGGTATGACTCTGTCGGGCGCGGGTGGCCGAACTGCCGCCGAGATGCGCGACGTCATGGGCGTGGCACGCGATGCTCCGTTCCACGGGGGCCTGAACGCGCTGACTGCGTACATCGAGGGGCTGGCCGGGCCGCAGGACCGCGCCGACGGGAGCAAGGCCGTACTGGCGCTGGACGGCGCCAACCAGCTCTACGGACAGCAGGGCGTCGGCTGGGAACGGGACTTCCTCGACCTGCTCGCGCGAGAGTACGGCGCGGGACTGCAGACCCTCGACTTCCAGCACGCCCACGAGGAGGCCAGGGTGCTGATCAACGACTGGGTCGCGGGTCGTACTCAGGATCGGATCCCGGAGCTGATTCCGGCCGGTCTGCTCAACCCCCTGACGTGCCTCGTCCTGGTCAACGCGCTCTACCTCAAGGCGCCGTGGGAGACCCCGTTCGAGAAGTCACTGACCCAGCCCAGGCCGTTCCACCTCCGGGACGGCAGTTCGGTCGACGTCGACACGATGGTGCAGACGCTGACCACCACGATGGCCCAAGGCGACGGCTGGCGGGCCGCACGGCTGCCGTACGCAGGTCGCGCGCTCGCCATGACGCTGGTGCTGCCGGACCCGGGCCGACTGCGCGAGGTGGAGGGACTGCTGACGTCGGGTGGGCTGACCGACGTGATTTCCACGGGCCGGCGGGCGATGCTGGACCTGCGGTTGCCGAGGTGGACGTTCCGGACCCAGGCACCGCTGACTGACGTGCTGCAGCGATTGGGGATGCATAGCGCCTTCGACCCCGACGAGGCCGACTTCCGGCCGATGACCGAGGAAGACCTCGACCTGCATGTCAGCGCGGTCCTGCACGAGGGCTTCATCGCGGTCGACGAGGAAGGCACCGAGGCCGCAGCGGCAACCGCGGTGGTGGTGTCCGTTGTCAGCGCACCTGTCACCGAGCCTTTCCACGTCGACAGGCCGTTCCTGTTCGTCATTCACGATGTCGAGTACGACACGCCACTGTTCCTGGGAAGGGTCGACGACCCGAGCGCGTGACTGTTGGTCTGAGGTGTCACAACAGGCAGACGTCGCCTGGAGACAATCAACCGGATGCGGCCGAGCGCCCATGTCGATGACCTCTCCGTCTTGCTGAGCGGCGCACGTTGTAGTGCCCGCACATGACGCGATCCGTTTTTGCCGATGACCGCACTGTCGCGCTCATGTCGAGAGCCGCAAGATGCCACGGTCCCGATCACGATGTTCCGTGCAGGCGTAAAGATGTACGACCTACCAGGTGAGTCCATCTAGATGGTTGCGACCGGATAGAAGGCGAGTGATGTGGTTCTGTGCC contains the following coding sequences:
- a CDS encoding MFS transporter yields the protein MPLGLLALAVGGFGIGLTEFVIAGLLPEVARDFDVTETAAGWLISGYALSVAVGGVGLTLAAARLPRKQVLLGLMVLFIIGNLLSAVGTTYTVMMIGRVVAALCHGAFFGIGAVVAASLVTRERAASAIALMFAGLTTANVLGVPLGTLLGQAYGWRSTFWAITVIGVLALVAIATLVPASVNDRATDNGGVGGASQPTGIRHELSAFANRQVWFSLLVTVLGFGGMFGAFTYIAFTLTEVSGFSSGAVPWLLVLFGVGTTVGNILGGRAANRSVPRTLITVLAILTVVMIGFALTAESQVGTMISLVLMGAFGFATVPALQLRIMTYAGSAPTLASGANIAAFNVGNALGAWLGGVTIAVGLGYVSTIWAGAAMAAAALVTLLVAERVRS
- a CDS encoding CoA pyrophosphatase is translated as MSAPRPEWMARVLDAVGEELPEAFSTFAPPVDPDRRSAVLMLFAPSADGGSDVVLTARSRDLRAHPGQVSFPGGRVDPTDAGPVEAALRETEEEVGVDPASVDVVGEMPALFLTPSGNAVTPVLGWWPTPGEVRVVDPAEVERVERVPLADLLDPGRRFTVSHPSGYSGPGFEAGGLFVWGFTALLLGAVFDLAGLSEPWDKKVTRPIPEHVLSDWARSRN
- a CDS encoding MarR family transcriptional regulator, with amino-acid sequence MGISDDAVQIRSQGWRRLAALHQLIESELERALQDKHELSVIEFSALDSLSRQDGWHMRMSQLARAAALSPSASTRLVNRLEDRGLLTRILCDDDRRGIYTELTAPGRALLKKARPTHDRALAAAVADAEATPELTDLVAALPELTGR
- a CDS encoding phage holin family protein — translated: MTTENQPERTIGQLVADATHDVQGIVRSEIALAKVEVAAGAKVMGKGVGLLGGAAFVGLLGLIFLFHTLARVLDIWLPISASYGIVTLILFLVAGVLGLLGKKALDKAKPAPSRAIAEAKQTVATLKS
- a CDS encoding serine hydrolase domain-containing protein, which gives rise to METFGDAALAERLAATWATTGRIGAMATLTPDGVAVASHGAPLTADYEIGSISKGVTGLLFCDAVDRGEVTADATVADFLPLGGTAVGRVSLASLSTHTSGLPSLPPAAHPVKRTVRLWRHGTNPYGESLAELCDQVRGLTPGKAKFAYSNLGFQLLGHCVAAASGHSYADLVRLRVAEPLRLGSFRVVTVVTELGAESLLGVNRFGKEQEAWTGEALAPAGGIRASIESMATFTEALRTGAAPGLRALEPSTQVRRGLRIGAGWITLQKGTHAITWHNGGTGGFRSWLGVDRERGVGAVVLGATSRSVDRLGFDLLASLGRDAG
- the nhaA gene encoding Na+/H+ antiporter NhaA, translated to MTTQKPPDRLFRRPTWAEAQLVTKALRTETVGGAILLVAAVAALVWANSPWRDGYAALRETHFGYAPWQLDLSLGHWAADGLLAIFFFVAGLELKREFLVGDLRTPAKAAVPVIAAAAGVAVPAIFFAVTVLAAGGDSAALRGWAIPTATDIAFALAVLAVIGSHLPSGLRSFLLTLAVVDDLIAITIIAIFYTEGLDVLPLLLAVVPLGVFAFLVQRRIVVVWLLVPLAFATWTLVHASGIHATVAGVLLGLVVPVKPRASVPTISTLPAEADVAHRFEHRLRPLSAGFAVPVFAFFASGVTVIGGGLGEALRDPVAIGIVVALVLGKLVGVLGSTFVMARFTRAELDDDLSWSDVVGLSLLTGIGFTVSLLVGELAFGAGSERDESAKLAIIVGSVVAAVLASIVLRRRNAVYRRIHLEDQVDHDADGVPDAFEEGPGMDGSHRPDTTR
- a CDS encoding glycerophosphodiester phosphodiesterase family protein, producing MAYPSQVGPLAIAHRGGAGLAPENTLAAFGRSTALGIRYLETDVRLTSDGQLACFHDETLDRVTSARGPVRHYSMAQLRLIGVGGEPIVTLSEALEAFPHSRFTVDLKESDAIEPMARVLASRAAGERVCVAGAWDGWLSRLRELAPHAHTALGWRSLTTLISCARAGVSAPRWVRTAEFAHVPVSLGRVPVFVDRLVDKAHAHGIRVIVWTVDEPALMDRLLDAGVDGIITDRPDLLRENYIRRGIWEPMPTFPAVPTLTTEPVPRRAG